The Pongo abelii isolate AG06213 chromosome 23, NHGRI_mPonAbe1-v2.0_pri, whole genome shotgun sequence nucleotide sequence gatttctcaaagaacataaaacagaactaacattcaacccagcaatcccattactgaatatgtatccaaaagaaaacaaatcattccaccaaaaagacatatgcacttgtatgtttattgcaacactattcacaatagcaaagacatgggatcaacctaggtgcccatcaacagtggactggataaaaatgtggtacatatagaccatggaatactatgcagccacaaaagaatgaaattatgttctTTGAGGGAAAATGGCTAGAGCTGGAAGCCACTAAGGGAACTAATGtagtaacagaaaacaaatgcCTCATGTTCTTATAACTAGAAGCTAAACTCTGAGTACCCACGGACATGAAGATGGTGACAGTAGACACTAGGGACTGctaggagggggagggaggaaggaaaaggctGAAAAACTGCTGAGTACTATGTTCAGTACCTGGGTgttgggatcattcataccccaaacctcagcaccacacaatttacccaggtaacaaacccgTACATGTACACCCTGAATCTAacgtaaaagttgaaaaagaaaaaacagaatggaATCTCTGCTTGTTCTCAACATATCAGTTGTGCCTCTCTTCAATTTGAAACTCTCACTATTGGCTATATTTGGGGGTGCCCTATTTCCCATCTCATAACTTATTTTAAGAAGCACAGCATAATAATGTGTGAGCTTGGGATTcagtttttgaaataaaacacTGAGCCTTCAGTGACCTTCCTGTACATGTAAAAGCACACCTGTCTGCATGGCAGCAGTTGGACCTCACAATGTGGATTATACCTTCACCCTGGAATGTTTATGATGCCCTATCACCATGGTGATGGGATTAGGGATCTCCTGCCCTCAGTCCTAAGTGCCACTGTCTGTGCTGAGTTTTTCAAAGGCCAGAGCAGATTGAACCTTTGTGGTTTCATTTTCcctgattttgatttttcttatggGGGACCTGTGTTCCTGCATTCGAGGTATGTTCATACTGGCCTGTCAAATGTGATCTTTTCAAATTActagttaatattttcaaaacatgttatttaaaaaatcctctGTATTTTTCATATGCAGTTATAAATATGTTTCATGGTTATGTTTTATTCCTCACTTTATGTATTTGATTCTTGTATCAAGCAGGGTGCCTTTgaactttttcttcatttaaaaaatatgtatcatttgGTTTTACATCCTGCACCCTTCAACGCTCCCCACCCCAAACTAAGTTATTCCCTTGGGGAGAATATGGCAAAGTCTATTTTAATGCAGTTTTTAACCTAATTAAGAACCTATGAAATCATTACTTTCAAAAAGTTTGGAACAAAGCCACGGTAGTATGGATGGGTTTGAGGCTTTTCACACAATAAAATGTACCTATCTTTGTTTTTGACatgtttttccttcctctcttctttttttgtgaagtgtgtatttattttaataaatttgtagTAAGTCATTTCCGTtcacatattaattttttaaagtaataagaaTGTGTATTGTCTATGTGTGaaataaaacacacatttatCTTTATGCTTTGGGAGTTATCCAAAATCAAAAATTGTCGATTACAGTCAATCACCCAACCTACTCACCTTTCCAGAGTCATCTtagtcaaatatttttttttgttacccAATGAGATGCAGTATTTCAACTCAGAAAGATAAATAGAATGAATTGGTAGAGACGTTAACTAAGAACATACAGTTTTATTTATACTCAGAAACAAGTAgatcatgtacatatatatgaagataaaaattaaagGGATAATTGTATAAGTTTGCATGTAGAGAGCTTTGAAAACCTGTTTACTTGTTAATGCTGTTTTGATGTATTGTGTGACTTAGTTCTCCCGACCCATCATCCAGAGCTCTCTGCAGGAGCTAAGTGCTCCTCAGTTCCGTGACTTGGAAACTGTCTAAGTTTAGAGGCACTTGTATTTGTTAGTAAATAAGGCAAGATGTTATTGTTTCACAGGTTTTAGTACAGAAGACTGAATAGATAAGCTGCTCCATCCAGTAGTACACTGGTGTTCATTTCATGGTCATCTCATCTGTTGACCATGGATATAAAACACTGAGCCTTCAGTGACCTTCCTGTACATGTAAAAGCACACCTGTCTACATGGCAGCAGTTGGACTTCACAATGTGGATTGTGCCTTCACCCTGGAATGTTTATGATGCGCTATTGCCATGGCGATGGGATTAGGAATCTCCTGTCCTCGGTCCTAAGTGCCACTGTCTGTGCTGAGTTTTTCAAAGGCCAGAGCAGATTGAACCTTTGTGGTTTCATTTTCcctgattttgatttttcttatggGGAACCTGTGTTCCTGCATTCGAGGTATGTTCATACTTGCCTGTCAAAGGCTGTCTTTTCAAATTActagttaatattttcaaaatatgttatttataaaatcCTCTGTATTTTCCATATGCAGATATAAATATGTTTCATGGTTATGTTTTATTCCtcaatttatatatttgattCTTGTATCAAGCAGGGTGCCTTTgaactttttcttcatttaaaaaatataatttccttttaCATCCTGCACCTTTCAATGCTCCCCACCGCAAATTCAGTTATTCCCTTGGAGAGAATATGGCAAAGTCTAATTTAATGCAGTTTTTAACCTAATTAAGAACCTATGAAATCATTACTTTCCAAAAGTTTGGGGCAAAGCCACAATAGTACGGATGGGTTTGAGGCTTTTCACACAATAAAATGTACctatctttgtttttaacatgtttttccttcctctcttctttttttgcgAAATGTGTATTTAGTTTAATAAATTTGTAGTACATCATTTCCATTCacatattagttttttaaaaagaaataagaatgtgTATTGTCTATGTGTGAAACGAAACACATTTTTATGCTTTGATTTCTTATTGAAATCTGAGCAGAAAACTATGACCAATATGATCAATCCTATACCCAGTGAAgacatgaatgaatgattaaaacAGTTCTCCATGGACTCTACCATATAGATCCCtagaagtaatttataaaaaaaaaaaaatcaaggaagatgTAATAGTTTTCCATAAATTAGAATACCCTACATGTACAATTAAATGAAATGGCTAGTATAGTCTTGAAACCAAAACCAGATAAGGTAAATTAAAttctgtgatattttaaaatactgtaaatTCTGACTAATGTGAGTTAATCTCAAAATATGAAATGGTGGATTAACATtgaaaatgcaataaataaaattagctaccTTAAGAGGTCAATGGAGAAAAAATGTGATTATTGCAATAGATTCAGGCAATCTGTGGATGACATTGACCACACGTTTATAGGACAACTATCTTATAAACTTTAAGTGACCTGTGACAACCATTTGAATTAATGCTGCTTTAACTGCATATCTCTTGGCTTGTTAAAAACCAGGGAAGAATTTCcataacattaatttatttttaacacctATATTGGGTGTGAACCCATCATAAAGTTCACCCGCTGTAAAGGTATACAATTTGATGCTTTATTAAATTGATACTgtgtgcacccatcaccatgaTCTAATTTAAATATGTTTCCCTCACCCAAGTTCTCTCTTGCCCACTGGCAGCTAATCCCCACTCCCATCTCCAGCCCTAAGCAATACTGCTATGATATTCCATCTCCATAAATTTCCTGCTTGTTTAATAGaaatggacatatatatatatttggaatctGACTTCCTTCATTTAGCATACTATGTTTGAAGTTAATTGACGCATTAGCACGTGCTGGTCATGTGTTTTCCTTCGTAGGCGCCTGTGTTTATTCATACAGAtagtgtttattcatttatcagttaatggacatttatttttgttattttctttgatgAGTAATGTAGCTTTGAGCATCATATACAGTCATGTaatgcataatgacattttggtcaattttttatatattttttgagacccaggctggagtgcagtggcacaatctcggctccctggaaccccggtttaagcaattctcacacctcaacctcctaagtagctgagacaaccggcacatgtcaccacacccagataatttttgtattttcagtagagacagggttttgctgtgttggtcaggctagtctcaaactcctagcctcaagtgatccacccacctctgcctcccaaagtgctgggattatagggataagccaccgcacccaacctattttttttaagaaacaagagAATCATTTTCTAAATTAGCTTTGCCAATTTATATTCTTACTAGGATGCATAGCACTAATTTCACTGTACAATGTATGGTAGGCCCCAATATATAAGAAATGATGAAAGTAACACATAAAGATTAGTATAAAACAAATAAGATTATCATTGTTGCTATCATCTTTGTCAAATTCTCAAAACAATctgagtatatttttatataaatatgcttGGCAACATAGCTGAAAAAAGCATTATCAGTTACATTTATCAGTAACAAAGACATAAATTTGAAGGGGGCAAAACACTTGTACTAACAATGCAATGTCagaattaacataaaaattcTGCTGGTCACTTTGGAATATTTAATTGCCTGGGGCAGTGTTTAGTAGACAAATGAGCATCTACGGAGCACCTGAAGTAGGGGAATCAACAGAACTTGGGTTTCAAAAGTTATCTGGGTTTAGAGCGTGAAACTTTGTTGGAGGACACACACCTTGCATGAGCGAGGTGCCTCGGTGTGTGTGGACGTGTTGGAGGTACAGCATAATGGTGGCTTCCTCCAGAAAGGGACATTTGGGGTGGATTCATTCCATCTAGACAACACAGCCTGATGTGGCATGGACATGAATGAAGGCGAAATGGTCAGTAGCTGAGAGGATCAGTCCTGGCAAGGTCCGAGGTGAAAAACCTGGGAACCCCTTCAGGTGTGAAGTCTTCAGTTGAAAAAGGAGATGGTCACAGGAAATACTGAGATGGGTCAGCAATGCACGGGAGACAGAGTGCTTTGCCCTGTGGAGTGAGTAGTGTGGGTTCTCAAGTTTTCTCCTCTCTCCATTAATTTCTCTTCCAATGCAGATGACTTTGAGTTTCCAGTGGATCATGAGATTGTAGACGCACCTCAGCCTGCTATCAAAGGTAAAGGAAGGCTGCTAGCAAGACTAGCATCTGGGCTTGGCTGTGTGTGTTTTCTATTGTGGGAAATATATATAAcacaatatttatcattttaacctttTAACCAAAGTGTGCACTCAGTGGCATTCAAAATATTCACAGCGTTGCATAACCAACACCACTATCTACACCCACAGTTTTGATGATTTCTTACAAAACCTTGTCCACAGTAAGCAATGTAGCACCTTTCCCCTATTTCCAGCCCATGGTGATTCCTATCCCACTTTCTCTTGTATGAATTTGATTATTCTAGGCACTTCATATAAGTACAATTATACAATAtattccttttgtgtctggcttatttcactaagcgTAATGTTTTCAGTGTCCACCCATGTTGTATCATCTATCAAAATTGTGTTCCTTTTTTACAGATGGATGAGGCACCATTGCATGTAGACCACCTTGCTTTTAttacattcatttgttcattgatgGTTGgattatttccaccttttggctccTGTGAAAAGTGATGCTATAAACATtagtatacaaatatctgtttgatttctgttttctattctttggggtatatacctaagTGTAGAATTCCTGGGTCCAACGGGAGTTCTATATTTAACCTGAGTGACTGCagactgtttttcacagtggctgcaaCTTTATCCATTTCTATCAGCAATGTATCAGGGTTACAATTCTTTACATCCTTGTTCacacttattttcctttaaatcatCCTAGGAGGTGTATATTGGTGTCTActtgtgtttttcatttgcatttccctaatgactaatgatccTGAGCAGCTTTTCCTGTGCTACTATCCGTGGGTGTATCTTCTttaggaaaatatatattcaagtattttgcctatttttaaagagTTGTCTGATTTTCATTTAGTTAGTTTGTTGTTGTAGATTTTTGGGaggtttaaaatatattctaaattttaGTCTCTTACaagataaatgatttgcaaatatttccccctTTGTGTAGAGCTTTAGATTCACACACTTCATTAATTTGTATGAAATCCTTAGCAGTTGACCCCAAACAGATAAGACTGAGGCAGTATTTTAGGAATAGTGGAAAGTATTATCACCACAAAACATAGGCGTAATCAAATCCTGGAAGCTACACATAAGGCACAATGACAAGTAAGGCAGCAAAGGGCCATTTGGTGATTAGTTCACCGCACCTGTTGCAACTGTTTGTGCTTCAGAGTTAAAATATACCAGCGTTCAACCCATGTCTCCTCTCTTGAAGTAAACTGCCCTATGTTGGCTGGCCTGAACAAGCGTAGAAATTCTCCATACTCAATTAATATACATGCATGACAAACAAAAGGAGGTCTGGATGAAAAAATATTGTGTGATTAATAATTAcactttaattaattttaaaggaTATAATTTCAGTATTTCTAATTCTCCCATCAGCAGTGATAACAAAGGATTAGTGAATAAATACAATAGACTGCTTTGCCTAGAATGGAATCCAATCTGTCTATTACACTTTGCTTTTATTCAAGTGCAAAATGCTAAAACACATAATTACTGCAGTGACAGCCACTGTGGATCCTCAGAGGATTCCACAAAAATGGTCTTGGGACATAAATCCTACTAGCTAATATTGGTTTACAGGGTTTAGAAAAACATTTAGCTGTGTTTCAAACCTCACAGTGTGAGCAGTGAGACTCTCATGAAACTATAGCGTGTGCTTCAGTACCATTTGTAGACTGACTCATTCCCGTTGCCTTAAGTTGCCATCAGCAAAATGCCAGGGACTCTATTTCTTGCTCCTCAGCTCCTTATTCTTGCCTGTCTTTCCATGAGGGAAGATTTTCTGGCAGGAGCTCAAGCTGTGCTTTTAATGAAACACATCTGCACACACTGTCCTGTTGTCCACGTTAAGGAGAGCTCCCTGAATAATTCATGAACAAAAGCATCTATGACTAACTGTTGCTGTGTGTCCTCCTAGCCTCTGAGGAGTCTCTAGTTCACAAGGACAGAGGAGATGGAGAGAGGCCGGTCAACGCGAGGGTAAGGTTGCCTTGCTTTCTCTGAAATAGAAATGTTCCTTTCTTGGTGTCTTTCTTTTTCAACTGACTTTACATGTGAAAAAATGACAATATACATGACAGGTATTAAATGCAGTTTTCTGAGGGGGTGGAAGAAGTGACTCTTAGCAATTGATATGTAATCCAAAATGGCATTTAGCTATGACAGCTTCAGGTTGTAGACTGTATCCTTGGGGTCCTAGTCCTTGGAAGCCATGTCTTCTCCTTGGATTTGGTATTTTGCACTTGCCAATCTATGTGGACCTGAGAGATCCACCATCCAGAAGTTGATGTCTTTTCCAGTGTGCATCCTACCCTTTTTGGGGGGCCTTGAAGTTGACTACACTTTCTGATCAAGTTTTCAATATTCACTGAAAGAAACAGAGCCTTGTGCAAACAATCCACAACATGACGTACCCCTCATAAAGCTTTGTTTTATGAGTGTAGGTGGTGCAGGCGGCCCCTCTGAGGTTTGGCTCTAGTAAGTATTCTGGAATTACTCACCAAGAAAACAATCTGGATGCCAAGAAAGGTGTGGCATCCTTGCCTGGTTTCAATGTGAAGAGCCACCCTGATCCTGGGATTGTGATAGGAGTAAGTATAGtggaagtgtttttttaaaacctgaattCCCTGGGGAAAAATTATGGCCAATTTTTGAGGAAGCAGCTGTGCTCCCTTTTGGGTGGTGCTGAGTTGGGTGCTTGAGGATTGGTGGTGTCTTGTGTGAGGTTGCATCgtgtggtgtgaatgtgtgtgtttctgtacaGGTGAGGCAGTGTGTTTTCTCAGGAGAGATTTCCCATTTATACAGCCCAATCGCCAGTGTCCACTTCTAACAATAAAATCCACCCCCGCTCTACTCTCTCTGCACAGTGACTCCTCCACCCTCATCAGAGCCATCCCTGGGTCTGCCTTATTATCCCCACTGCTCAGGTGGAGAACCTGAAGGGCCAAGGGAGTGGCCCCAGCTCCTCAGTTCctgaatgaaaaagtgaaaacacaaaCCCAGGAGCGTAGGCCAGTGCTGACACTGACGTGCACTTAGTCATGGGGTGTTCACCACCACACAGGGAGTACAGCATTCATGTATAAGCCCTAAAGCACTGAGCCCAAAAGGCCCCAGACAGTGCCCgtcatcataaagtggtttccgTGGTCACACAACCCAGGGCAGTTATAGGCACATCTCCGCACGGACCGGCATAGTCATCAGTGTGTCAAAAGCACATAGATCCCCAGGTGTTTGGGTCAGCTcacagatccttttttttttttttttaacttttaagttcaggggtacatgtgcaggatgtgcaggtttgctacatatgtaaatgtgtgtcatgagagtttgttgtacagattattgcATCACCCATATATTGAGCCTAATATCAGTTATTTTCCCTGATCCTCCccgtcctcccacctcccaccctccagtaggccccatGCTCACAAATTCTAAGAGGAGTGGGGGACCACAAAGGCCAGTGTGGCCCACTTCAGTTGTGAAGTTAACTTGCTCAGCAACTGGACAAAACCTATAAGGATGGGCAATGTATTTTAGTAGATTTAGTAATATTATCTTCCCAAGCCCTAAAATGCTCAAATCCTACCAGCCAAAAATGATGAGAAGGGACAGATAAGAACTCTGTGCAGCACGTGGTTATTAGCCTGGCTTCCAACCCCTCGTGGCAACTCTCTTGTGCATGTGGGTTAAGACTCTCAGCCTCAAGCCAAGCCTCCTCCATGAGGAACCATCTCACTGTTGACTGGCTAGTGCAGTGTATGGCCACCAGCCCAACTGAAACAAAACGTTGCTTTAAAACAAGTGTGAATCTCCTACATACAACAGGCAGATGCACAAGCAGCGTGGTCTTGAAAGTTGTAAAGAAGACAGTCGCAATTTTGCTGAACTTCAACTTGGGTAGAAGACATGAGGGAACTCTGTCACTGAATCACGGCAGAGTTCAAGGCCACTTGTAGACTATTGCATGTTACAGAAGGTGGCGTTTAGCTACTAAGCAAAGGCctctgtttctcatttctttcctgtTCATCTTCTTGGTCATCCTTCTTCCGCAAGAGAAACGAGCCCAAGCAAAAGGCAGTTTCGATATTAATTTGACCAAGGTTTTGTGCAGTTTATTATCATCCAGGTAATCAGGTGCAACCCGGTCTGCCTACCAGCCCCCCATCTCTGCTCtgtgttttcatttaataaacattttggtctacttactatgtgctagattTTCTGGAGACCACAAAGTAAATGAGATAGAATCTTTATGTTGACAGCTAAGTTAGATTTAACATAactgacaaaaattaaaatttctgatttcttgtaaaaatattttgtacgTGCGAATGCATACTGAATgtaaagtggttaaaaaaaatcacacttgcACTCATGGAAGGCTTTTCAtgaatttgtcaatttctttttttttaatttccccacTTCACCGGATAATGCATACCTGAACCTGGAAACTGATTCCCATGGCAGAAAGTGTTCTGAGTCGTGTCCCTTAGCTTTACTGTTGCAGGGCCACCTGGGAGGATGGCCCAGCATCAGCTTGGCCCATGCTGTGATCAGCCACCTCCATGCACCACACCAAGCAAGCCCCTGGGTGATTCACAGTCTCCACCACCAGGGCACTGACCTTTACTCTGTGTTCTCCTAGCTCCCTGTGGGGACGCTGTACAAGACTTCGCTAATGAGGATGCTGTAGAAGACATCTCTAATGAGGCTGCTGTACATGACATCTCTAAAGAGGATGCTGTAGAAGACAACTCTAATCCGGACACTGTAGAAGACATTTCTAATGAGAATGCTGTATACGACATCGCTAATGAGGACACTGTACAAGACATCTGTAAAAAAGAAGATGCTGCCAGTGTAAGACACTTTTCTTTGTCTTGAACAGAAATGTTACTTTCCTGG carries:
- the LOC129052709 gene encoding uncharacterized protein LOC129052709 isoform X5: MGDLCSCIRDDFEFPVDHEIVDAPQPAIKASEESLVHKDRGDGERPVNARVVQAAPLRFGSSKYSGITHQENNLDAKKGVASLPGFNVKSHPDPGIVIG
- the LOC129052709 gene encoding uncharacterized protein LOC129052709 isoform X3 gives rise to the protein MGDLCSCIRDDFEFPVDHEIVDAPQPAIKASEESLVHKDRGDGERPVNARVVQAAPLRFGSSKYSGITHQENNLDAKKGVASLPGFNVKSHPDPGIVIGLPVGTLYKTSLMRML
- the LOC129052709 gene encoding uncharacterized protein LOC129052709 isoform X4 — encoded protein: MGNLCSCIRDDFEFPVDHEIVDAPQPAIKASEESLVHKDRGDGERPVNARVVQAAPLRFGSSKYSGITHQENNLDAKKGVASLPGFNVKSHPDPGIVIG
- the LOC129052709 gene encoding uncharacterized protein LOC129052709 isoform X1, encoding MGNLCSCIRAPCGDAVQDFANEDAVEDISNEAAVHDISKEDAVEDNSNPDTVEDISNENAVYDIANEDTVQDICKKEDAASEPLTLENGTYFNLKTKFSWCVPRGAGEIDSRPLNFQDFKKHSCFHPHC
- the LOC129052709 gene encoding uncharacterized protein LOC129052709 isoform X2, producing the protein MGNLCSCIRDDFEFPVDHEIVDAPQPAIKASEESLVHKDRGDGERPVNARVVQAAPLRFGSSKYSGITHQENNLDAKKGVASLPGFNVKSHPDPGIVIGLPVGTLYKTSLMRML